The Desmonostoc muscorum LEGE 12446 genome includes a region encoding these proteins:
- a CDS encoding RNA-guided endonuclease InsQ/TnpB family protein, with the protein MLLTYQYKLNPTSQQVVTLETWGELLRRHWNYALGERLDGLWRTRSQIDRCSLVCEPIGEIPDKPDYYTQASDLKRTKELFPDYKNIYADCQQQNLMRLDKAWKRWLIPDKKGKRGGKPRFKKRGDISSFTFPRVNSPKAGAHLVSNTLKLSKIGEVKIILHRPIPDGFEIKQATILSKADGWYVSFSLEDKTVPNALSRDKITTVTGIDVGLEKFLTTADGQSVEVPQYYRKAQSALARQQRQLARKIIGSKNHKKQANTLARLHLHVARQRKEFHYHVAHWLVNSYDLIVFENLNIRGLARTRLALSILDVAWGAFLQIMQAVAVKRGKLTLGVDARNTSINCSSCGERVEKTLAVRIHSCSCGLVIDRDWNSALNLLKRGLALSEVVRASVSEGEGSVGLPIPGCGGLGDTQPVKQQVSFVNLRCSRYTACG; encoded by the coding sequence ATGTTACTCACTTACCAGTACAAACTCAATCCCACATCCCAACAGGTTGTCACACTTGAAACCTGGGGCGAGTTGCTGCGTCGTCATTGGAACTATGCGCTAGGCGAGAGATTAGACGGGCTTTGGCGTACAAGGTCACAAATTGACCGATGCAGTTTAGTCTGTGAGCCAATTGGTGAGATACCAGATAAACCCGATTACTATACACAAGCGTCAGACCTCAAACGGACTAAAGAGCTATTCCCCGACTACAAAAACATTTACGCTGACTGCCAACAACAAAACCTGATGCGATTGGACAAGGCGTGGAAGCGGTGGCTAATACCTGATAAGAAGGGAAAAAGGGGAGGAAAACCACGATTTAAAAAGCGTGGTGATATAAGTTCATTTACGTTTCCGCGCGTTAATTCACCCAAGGCTGGCGCACATCTGGTAAGTAATACTCTCAAACTATCCAAGATTGGTGAAGTCAAGATTATCTTGCATCGTCCGATTCCAGATGGTTTCGAGATTAAACAAGCAACAATTTTAAGCAAAGCTGATGGTTGGTATGTCAGTTTCTCTTTAGAAGACAAGACTGTTCCCAATGCTTTGTCAAGGGACAAAATCACAACCGTTACTGGCATAGACGTAGGTTTAGAAAAGTTTTTAACTACTGCTGATGGACAAAGTGTTGAAGTACCGCAGTATTACCGTAAAGCGCAGTCTGCATTAGCTCGTCAGCAACGGCAACTTGCACGTAAGATTATTGGGTCGAAAAATCATAAAAAGCAGGCGAACACTTTAGCTAGACTTCATTTGCACGTTGCAAGACAGAGGAAAGAGTTTCATTATCATGTCGCTCATTGGTTAGTTAATTCCTATGATTTAATTGTTTTTGAAAACTTGAACATTAGAGGTTTAGCTAGAACTCGCCTTGCTTTGTCAATACTGGATGTTGCGTGGGGTGCATTCCTCCAAATTATGCAAGCAGTAGCGGTAAAACGCGGCAAGCTGACACTTGGAGTTGACGCAAGAAACACGAGTATTAATTGTTCGAGTTGCGGTGAAAGAGTTGAAAAAACTTTGGCAGTCCGTATTCATAGCTGTTCTTGTGGATTGGTCATTGACCGCGACTGGAACAGCGCATTGAATCTTTTAAAGCGTGGACTCGCCCTGAGCGAAGTCGTTCGCGCTAGCGTCTCTGAAGGAGAAGGGTCGGTTGGACTACCGATTCCTGGCTGTGGAGGCTTAGGGGATACCCAGCCCGTGAAGCAGCAAGTCTCATTTGTGAATTTGAGATGCTCCCGCTACACCGCTTGCGGTTAG
- the galE gene encoding UDP-glucose 4-epimerase GalE gives MSSGKPTILVTGGAGYIGSHTVLALKQAGYNIVILDNLVYGHRDLVEKVLEVELIVGDTGDRPLLDQLFKTHDIEAVMHFSAYAYVGESVTDPAKYYRNNVLGTLTLLEAMLAASVKKFVFSSTCATYGVPEFVPIPETHPQNPINPYGATKLMVERILADFDVAYGLKSVRFRYFNAAGANPNGLLGEDHNPETHLIPLVLLTALGKRESISIFGTDYPTEDGTCIRDYIHVNDLADAHILGLEYLLKGGDSEVFNLGNGSGFSVREVIAAVQEVTGVSIPIEERDRRPGDPPILIGSGEKARTILGWQPQYPSIKDIVADAWQWHQKRHK, from the coding sequence ATGTCGTCTGGAAAGCCTACCATCTTGGTAACAGGGGGAGCTGGATATATTGGGTCCCATACGGTGCTTGCTCTCAAGCAGGCGGGTTATAACATTGTCATCCTTGATAATTTGGTATATGGGCATCGGGACCTAGTGGAGAAGGTTTTAGAAGTAGAACTGATAGTAGGCGACACAGGCGATCGCCCTTTGCTCGATCAGCTATTCAAAACCCACGATATTGAAGCCGTGATGCACTTTTCTGCCTATGCCTACGTGGGAGAATCGGTAACCGACCCTGCCAAATATTACCGGAATAATGTCCTTGGGACTCTCACCCTGTTAGAAGCTATGTTGGCGGCTTCTGTTAAGAAATTTGTCTTTTCTTCCACTTGTGCCACCTATGGTGTACCGGAATTCGTGCCGATTCCCGAAACCCATCCCCAAAATCCGATTAATCCTTATGGTGCTACTAAACTTATGGTAGAGCGGATTCTTGCTGATTTTGATGTGGCTTACGGTTTAAAATCAGTGCGTTTCCGCTATTTTAATGCTGCTGGTGCTAATCCCAATGGTTTGCTAGGGGAAGATCACAATCCAGAAACCCATTTGATTCCCTTGGTGCTGCTGACAGCTTTAGGCAAACGAGAATCGATCTCAATTTTCGGCACCGATTATCCCACGGAAGATGGTACTTGTATTCGTGATTACATTCATGTGAATGACTTAGCAGATGCTCATATTTTGGGATTGGAATACTTACTAAAAGGTGGCGATAGCGAAGTTTTCAACTTGGGTAATGGTAGCGGCTTCTCCGTTAGAGAAGTCATTGCAGCAGTCCAAGAGGTGACAGGAGTTTCCATACCAATCGAAGAACGCGATCGCCGTCCTGGCGATCCCCCAATTTTAATTGGGAGCGGCGAAAAAGCCAGGACAATCTTAGGCTGGCAACCTCAGTATCCATCCATCAAAGATATTGTTGCTGATGCGTGGCAGTGGCATCAAAAGCGACATAAATAG